The Candidatus Poribacteria bacterium sequence AAGTGCCACCGCACCAGACAAGCCAAACCTGTTCGGCATGCTGTCAGAGATCGCCACTCAAACTGAAGTTGTCGCAAAGAACGTTCCATTGTAAATCTTGTGGCTTGAAACTTGACCGCGACCACAACGCGGCTTTGAATATACTTTACAGGGCGGCCTGCGCCCTTCGTGGAGAGGTATGGGATGCCATCCTCTGTGAAACGAGAAACCCGTTATTACAACAGGCTTGTTGGGGCTAACCCTCTAACAAGCCCCGTCCTTTAGGACGGGGTACTATGACTCCATCCTGCCCGTTTTCCTCTCTTCCACCCTTCCTATCCTTCCTTCGGTGGCAAGGTTTCCGAACCTCACCCACTGACCACCGATTGCTGGGGGCTCTGCCGTAGGAAGGAACTCCAATTCCGAACGCTGACTGCCGACTGCCACTACAATCCTGAAAATCCTAAATCACAAAAATGACGAGACATAGCAAGCCTATTATGCACCCTTTTTATCTCAAAATTGTGTCCCTAATTGTAAAAGGGTATCACACTTTAAGAATAACGTTGCGGAGGCAAGTATGGATGGAACTTTAATGGGACGTGAGGAATTCAACTACCTCGATGAGGCAGAACTCATCACCCGAACGCAGAATGGCGATACAGAAGCGTTTACGCCTATCGTGCATAGGTATCGAGAGCGAATCTATAAACTCATTTACCGGTGGGTTCGCCACCACGAAACAGCAGAGGACCTCTGCCAAGATGTATTCCTCAAAGCGTGGCAGGCATTGCCGAGGTTCAAGGGGGGAGCTTTAATTTACAGTTGGCTCTACCGAATTGCCGTCAATTGTTGTAAAGATTATCTGCGCGAACAAAAGAGACAGTTTGTTTTCACATGCGAGGAGCTGCCTGATAACGCCGATGATGTACTTCAAATGATCCAAATACAACCCGGTCCCGATGAAATCCTTGAAAAGGAGGAACTCAGAGGTATCATAAGTGAGTGCGTGCGTCAACTCCCTTCTTGCCAGCACCGCGTTTTTCGCCTTCACTACCGAGATGGACTTCCGATAAAGGAAATTGCCTCGCGTTTGGACAGGTCAGAGGGTACCATCAAAGCGCACCTATACCACGCCCGTCAGAAACTCCAGCGTATACTTCGCCCTTACCTGCGAAATGAGTCCTTGGAATGGTCCAAGAAATACTGACGGCGCAGCCATAATTCCGTGCCTTTAGGACGGAATGCGTAAACGTAAATGTGCGTTGTAAGGGAGCAGATCATAGACTATCACTTTCCGATGCGCACACAACCACTTTGTTTTTTATTGAACTACTATCCTATACGACTCACACAAGGAACAGCATCATGAAAGTAATTTTCCCATTCGCAGAACGCGTGCCGTGTTTAACGCCGTGTACACATCACACACTGGAACCACTCCTCGGGTGTAATGGGCAACCGACACTTGCACATCTACTTCAACCGTTGCGTAAACTTCCGGTTTCCGAGTTTATTTTTCTTGTAAGTCATCAGGACGATGAGATTCGATCCTACATGGACGTAAACTATAGTGAGATACCAGTTTCTTTCGTTGAACAGACGGAGGACAAAGGATTAGGGCATACCGTTTCACTCGCAAGTGATTACGTTTCCGATGAACCTATTCTCATTGTAGTTGGCGATGCTATATTGGATATGGATTGGGCATCATTTTCCGAAAGTGAATCCTCAACAATTGCGGTCCGGCGGATCATTGATGAAAAACCTTATGGGTTAGTAGAACTGCGTGAGGGAATTGTTGGATGCTTGATTCAGAAGCCGCGACGGACGGATTTGGCGATCGCAGGATGTTACTTCATTCGAGAAAGTCAATTGCTGTTTCAGTGTCTTCATGACTTAATCCGCGCGGAACGGCGGCGGAACGGAGAATATCAACTCACAGATGCCCTCCAACAAATGATAGAGCTCGGCGTAGAGATGCAGATTCGAGAGGTCGAATTAACAGGTCAAGAAGATCCTTATGAACTGAACAACTTTTTCGGCACAGACCTCAGACCTTTGAGCTGTGTGTTGGCATGAACCAAATTGGCATTGAAGGAGAAATCGAGATGCAAGCGATCATTTTATGCGGGGGGCTCGCAACACGGTTAGGCGATACCACAAAAACGGTTCCCAAGATTCTGCTTTACATCGCAGGCAGAACCGTATTGGAGTGGCAGATCCAACTGCTAAAAGACGCGAATGTTCAGGAAGTTATCCTCGCATCGGGGCACCTACACAATGTGCTTTATGAACGTGTCGGGGAGCACTACGCCGGTGTACGGATCCGATACGCCAAAGAGCAGAAGCGACTCGGCACCGGTGGCGCGATTCAGAATGCGATGCGATATATCACCACATCCCCTTTTTTTGTCCTCAACGGCGACGTACTCCTTGCTAATTTCTCGCCGCGGGGTATGTTAGGTAACTTTTATCCGGACATGGTAGGACTATTACTGAGTATTCGTGTCCCTGATATTCGGTCCTACGGTGAAATCGTGGCGGACAGCGAAGGAAGAATTACAGCCTTCCGCGAGAAACAACCTACCTGCCGTGCCGGTTATATCAACACTGGTGTGTACCTCTTCAATCAAACTATTGCCGACGCATTTCCTACAGAGCAGGACAGTTTCTCAATTGAGCGGGACGTTTTCCCAAAGGTCCGTGATCTTTACACACTACAGGTTTCCGATGCGGATTGGATTGACATTGGTGTTCCAGAACGGCTGGCGTATGCGCGACAACACTTCCAAAATGGAGACTTTCAATGAATCTGGACATCTTTAAGGCGTATGATATTCGTGGCATTTTCGGCGTTGACTTTCAACCGACAGATTTTTATCAAATCGCCTGTGCCTTCGCAAATCGATTCCAACCAAAAATCATTGCTCTCGGACACGATGTCCGCGAGAGTTCACCGCAACTCTGGCAGCAGGTTGCTCAAGGGCTTGTAAATGCCGGTGTTGAAGTCCTTAACCTTGGTCAGATTTCGACCGATATGCTTTATTTCGCTGTCGTGCACTACCAAGCAGATGGTGGCATCATCATATCGGCATCTCATAATCCCGCTGAATATAACGGCATGAAGCTCGTCCGTCAGCATGCCGAACCACTATCAGCCGATACCGGTCTTTTCGATATCCGAGGTACCATTAAAAACGGCACCTTATCTCGGAAGCAAAAAACACACTGTCGCAGAATCCCGAAGCCCCTTCCATTCCTGAATGCCTATCTGAAGCATCTTCGCTCATTTACAAACTTGCAGCAGTTCTCCAGCAAACGGATTGTCATCAATGCCAATAGTGGACTTGCGGGACAGGTTGCCGAACGTCTCTTAGCAGAGACACCTATCCAGATATGTGAGCGGTTGTTTACCCAACCCGATGGCACATTTTCCAAGATTCCCGCCGGCAGACCTGACCCCTTGAGACCCGAAAATCGTGAACTAACCATACAGGCAGTTAAACGGACAAAAGCAGATTTGGCAGTCGCCTGGGACGCAGATGCCGACAGGTGTTTTTTCTTTGATGAAAATGGAGTATTTGTTGAGGGGTGTTATATTACAGCATTGCTTACGGAAAAACTCCTTGAAGAAAAAGGAGAACAGACTGTTATCTTTGATCCGAGAGCCGTCTGGGCGGTAGAGAACGCCGTTGTTTCTGCGAATGGCACGCCGCTTCTCAACCGATGCGGACACTCGTTTATCAAATCCCGGATGCAAGAAACCGGGGCACTCTTCGCGGGGGAAACGAGCGGACATTACTACTTCAAAGAAAATTTCTATACAGATAATGGAATGATTCCCTTATTACTCATCCTTGAACACCTGAGCGCAAACCGGACATCACTCGCCGAATCTGTTGACCGCCTCCGATCCGAGTATCCTGTTTCAGGTGAAATTAACTTTTCCTTTGAAACCGAGCGGCACATGCGAAATGCTATTGGGAGCGTTCAACAAGAAATATACGCTTTGGGGAACCATCCCTGTATTGAAATCCCTGTTGATGGTTTATCGGTCAGATTTCACACAGGTTTCCGCCCACTTGCTGCTAATAGTCATGAACACGGTAATTGGCGATTTAATCTCCGGAAATCGAATACTGAACCCTTGTTGCGTCTCAACGTTGAATCTATTGGGAGCGAGAACCTACTTATTGAACAAACGACACGGATGAGTGAAAAACTTCAGAGCATTGGAGGAAAGCGAGAAACGAAATTCCGCTGGGAAAATGAACGCTCTTTCTCCTAAAGAAATATAGATTCCGACTCAGAATTTGAAGAGAGCTTGGGGTTTTTGACAACCACTCGGGTGTATTCCAAATGACAAAATATCCAGACAACACCATCGGTTCAGATTTTTTTTTCGATATGCACCTTTTTCGCCTAAAATTGTGTCCTTAATTACGAAATGGGTCTGGGTTTGTAAGGGGATTGTTGAAGTATGGTTTTGAGATGCTTGACATTTCTACAGCCTGGATTCATCGGCGGTACCATCCGCAACATGCAATCATACTACAATGATTAAACCTGTCTCCTTTATTAATCAAAGGAGCTAAATATACGATAGAAAGGAGGTGTTTCAAGATGCGTCGAGAATTAGTCTACCGCAAGCCCAAATTGGTCCGTTGCGGAAAAATAGCTGATGTTGTCCAGAGGGGTTCATATTCCAAAAAGGACAGAAAGCAGCGTGGATCGTCAAGCACGTAAAAGTGCGTCGTCGATGGTTGAAAATCGTGCTTGATATAATAATTCTTTTTTATCCTTCAAGCACGAATGTGGACAAAGGTAGTTACACTACCTTTGTCCATCACAAGGGGAACTGATTCGTACACTCGGACATACAAACTGGGTATTTTCTATTGTTTTTTCCTCTGATGGGAGTCTTCTCGCCTCGGGGAGCATAGACAATACAATCACACTGTGGCGGGTGAATGATGGCACAATACTTCGATCCATTCAGGACACGGAGAAGGTTTATGCCGTAGCACTCTCTCCTGATAACCAGATACTTGCTTCAAGCACCGGGCACAATCAAGTAAAATTGTGGCGGGTAGAGGACGGAAAACTCATTAATACACTTGAACATCCGAGTTGGGTCTCCGCTGTGGATTTCTCGCCCGATGGACAGATTCTGGCAGCTGGTGGTACGGATAATATTATTAGATTATGGCGGGTAGGAGATGGTGAACTTATTCGGCGTCTGTCCGCGCATGATGCAGATGCGGCTGGTGGAGCACCTTATGAAGTATCCGGTGTCACCTTCTCCTCTGATGGTCAGTTGCTTGCCTCCGGTAATTACGATAGCACTCTTAAATTATGGCGAGTTGAGGATAGAACAATTCTCTCGCCAATCCTTGAGCATAAACCTGTCGTCATAGGAGGAGATCGAAGTCAAGTGCAAGGAGTTGTGAAATGGATAGATCCTGGCGCGGTTTCCGCTTTGAGCACTCAGTAACGTGGGTTGAAATTAAGACTGCAGGTTGCGTTGGAACACAGAAATGACCTTCAAAGATCAGCCAGAAACCTAAAATTATCAGTATACGTCTGAAGCCCAATACTCCCCTTGGCGTATTGGGCTTCGCTACATTTATCAATCTTCCCGCCAAGACCCCATGCTTTAGCTTGTGGGATGTAGGCGGGCGTTGGGTTTGTCGTTGAAAAACATTTGACATGTGCCTAAAAAATGTGGTATCATTAGAGTATCGTGTTGGACCGACATTTCCAGCGTTACCGCTTGGTAGCGTGTCGGTCCCACCCACTGGAAAGGGGTTAAAAACACGATACACGATATACTATGAAGACCTATAAGTATAAGTTTGGTCACCAATCCAATTGTATTCGTCTTGGCAATCTGCTTGACGATATGTGGCAAGTGCATGAGTATTTCCATACGTGGCAACGCCAGCGATATAAAGACGGACTCCCGTATGCGAACTATAACGCTATGTCGGCACACCTCACCGATTTGAAACGGACGACTCACCCGCATTGGAAGGCGTTGCCGAGTCAAGCGATTCAAGAGGAGTTGAGACGCATTGATAATGCGTATGTGCGTTTTTTCAAGAAGTTAGGTGGTAGACCGAAGATCAAAAAGCGACATAAGTTCAAATCCTTGACGTTAAAACAAGCGGGTTGGTCTCTGAAAGAGAATCGTATCACCCTTACCTTTCGGAAATGGGAAAATGGTAAATGGCGATATGATAAAGTCGCTTATACGTTCCATAAACACCGTGAGTTTCACGGGAATATCAGTCATATTACGATCAAGCGTGATGCCTGTGGTGATTATTGGTTCTACATACTTACGGACTTTGTAGAGACGAAACTTCTGTCGACAACGGGTAAGAGTGTTGGGGCAGACTATGGTATGAAAGACGCATATTTGACGCTGAGCACGGGTGAGAAGAAACAACACCCACAACCCTTGAAACACTCCTTGAAGAAACTGCGAATCCTCAACAAAGCATTGAGTCGTAAGCAAAAAGGTTCTCATGGCTGGTGGCGGTGTGTGAGACAACTCGCGCGGCTCTATCGAAAAATCAGCAACCAACGCAAAGATTTTCACTGGCAACTCGCCTCTGAACTCTGTAAGTCTTTTGATACAATCGCCATTGAAACTTTGAACCTTGTGGGTATGAAACGGTTGTGGGGACGGAAAGTCTCCGATCTTGCGTTCTATCAGTTTGTTGAGATATTGAAGTATAAGTGTGAAAAACATGGGCGTAAGTTGCTCCAAGTCGGTCAATGGACTGCGACAACGAAACCGTGTAGCGACTGCGGATTTCATAATCAAAACCTAACTCTCAACGATAGACAGTGGAGGTGTCCGGAATGTGGTTCACACCACGATAGGGACATCAACGCTGCGCGAAACATTTTGCAGGCAGGGATACCCGTGAAAGTTTCCGCACGATATGCCTAACACTCGCTTCAGAGTTTTAGGGAATTGCCTGCGGGTGGAGACAACGTAAGACGGTTGACCTTCGGGAAAACCGCTATTGTCTATGAAACCGAAGCCCCACGCTTTAGCGTGTGGGTGGTATCACCTTGGTTCCGATGTTGCTTCCCCAGGACGGCTTTCACTTCTTCAGCAGCTTTTTCAACCGTCCCTGGACTTTTAACTTTGATTTTCATATAATTGACACGGCGTTTCCCTGTAAATCTTTCTTGTACGGTTGTCAATGGTATAAACACGATGTCATCCCAACTGAATCCATATTGAAGGCTTGTTCCACGTTCTGCCATTACGCCCACGACGATAAAACGCACAGGCCTGCCTTTACTGCTGCTTCGCCCTGTTAATTTGATTTCCTTTCCAGATGGATCCTGATTGCCGAACAATTCTGTGGCAACTTGACTTCCAAGGGCACACACCTTTTTGCGGTTATCAAACTCATTATCTGAAAAGAAACGTCCGTGCTGAATATCCCAATTCATTCCAATTTGGAAATAAGCGTCGACACCATCGTATTCCGTCCACTTTGATGCTCCGTCTTCAGCTTGCGCAAGCACCTCATAGGAAACACTCGGTATAACAAATTCAACCGTAGGACATTCAGCTTCGATTGCTGTGACATCTCCGTAATTCAAATATTCACCGCTACGATTTGGCAGGACTCTATCCCCGTGCCAAATCCAGGGATTCCGGCTCACCGTGAACTCGCCACCAAACTTCCGAAGTTCTTGCGTAACAATAGCTTTCGCACCATCGCCTATGCCAACCATTGCGAGAATAGCGGCGACACCAATGACAATACCAAGAATTGTTAACCCCGAACGCATTTTTTCCTGCAAAATTGCGGAGAAGGCTGTAGAAAGTGCTTCTTGAAATTTCATTGCTTTTCTCCTTGTTCTAATTTAAATTTAAAGTGCTAAAGTTTAACGCGGGTTTGATAGTGATAGCACCCAGAGAATTTCGCTTTTTATTCTCAATTGGATTTGCTTAATCTGTCTTTAAAATGTTACGCAGATTCGGAATTCAATTTGTGAAAGGGTCAGATTCATTCCCGTCTAAATCAGCCTCTGGCATCAAATAATACCATTCCCGCCTTCTTTGATCCCATTGAAAACCTAATAACTTCAATTTACCTCTCACTGGATATGTTATACCGCCTACTCTGACGACATCATCCATTATCTCAACGTGAATCTGTCTACTGAGATTTTCTACTGTTTTGACCAATGTATTGATAGTCACTTTTACCCCCTCCTTATAAGCTGTAGGTGTGATCAATAGAGATACCTTAGTCCTATATCTTTTATATTAAGGACACAATTTTTGGATGGAAAGGGTGCATTCTGTGTCCTGAAATTAGTGTCTACTTAATCGTGTCCTTCATATTGAAATGTACGCAGTTTTAAACTGGAAAAACGTATTAGAATTGCATATTTTTTCAAAATTATGCACCCCTTATATAGTCAAATTGTGTCCTTAATGTTGAAACCTGAATAAACCCGTATGGATTTGCTATGGAATAGATGCATATTTTCTCAAAATTATGCATCTATTCCATAGCAATCACATTGTGAGCATCGAAAACGTTGTTTAACGAGCAACAGGAAGGTGAAACGTAAACAGTGTTCAATTTTCCAAAGACTTTACACTCTCTTTACTTGTTTGAAGAAGATGCGGCATTTTATGCCGCAGATCTCGATAAAGCGACCATCGTTGAACTTTCTGCTGTGATGGTTGACATCTTAAGACTCGCAGAGACACACACGAACAGCAAAATTGTCGAAGCACTGAAAACTTCTTACGTGGAGGCTGACGTTCTTCAAGCCTTTGAGAGATTTGCGGAATTAGAGAAGGCAGGCGTGCTATTCAATCGCGGCGAAGACCTTAAGGAAACTGCTGCGATAGCAAGTGAACGGCGAAAATTACTTGTTGCAATACCAAGCATTGCCACAGATTCGTTCTTTGATATTGAAACGTTATCTGCGGGCACCAATATGGCATTCTCCTATATGTTCAAATATCTCACCAAATACGTGGATCTCCATTTTGCAGGCTACCAAAATCGGAAATTAGCCGATAACATGTATGAAGTTGACATCAGCGTGGCTGACTTTGGGCGACTCAGTCGAAGCATCAACGAGACCTATTTCGGCATTCTGACTTTACATCTCGACCATGAGACGTGGCTCCTTCCACTTTACCAGCATATTGAACTCCCACCGATTCTTGTTCAGTGCCACGCACCACGCGGACATGGCGGTGAAGCAATCAATTCCATCTTACGACACTATGCCGCAATGCGAGATTTTGATGGTTTTACTGCCCCATCGGATTATGTCCGTGAGTTCTATGCAGATTATGTGTGGGATGCGAATTTCTTCAATACCCTACCCAACGGCGTAGATTCGACGTTGTTCCGTCCAATGAACAAGGAGAAAGCCAAGCAAGAACTCGCTCGCCACGTCGGAGACGATCGCATTCTGACGATCCCAACCGTCGGCTATCTTTCTCGTGTCGAATCTGAAAAAGGGGCGTCTGTCTATTTGAAACTCGCTGAATTGAACCCGCACCTCCTGTTTTTGATTGCAGGACCGAACCTCGGTAGGTATGCTTCACAGGATCTCCCTGATAACCTCATCTACGCCGGCTTCCATCCTCGCAAAGCCTTGCCGATGGTTTACAACGCCTTCGATGTGTATTGCTTTCTCTCAATGTCAGGGGAGGAGACATTTGGATTGACTGTGCTTGAAGCAATGGCGTGCGGTGTGCCGCCTATCGTCCCCAATTTTGATGGGGTACCCTCGGTGGTCGGGGAGGCAGGCTTGGTTGCTGATGCTGAGAACTTTCAACACGATATAGCAACCTTTGTGAGCTACCCATCACCGATGGATTTTTCCAAGAAGATTAATATGCTATTGAACAACGATCAGATGCGCGAATCGCTTTCCCAAAAAGCCAGGGAACGTGCCTTGTCGTTCACATGGGATAAAACAGCGCATCGTATTGTCGAGTTGTTTGAAGAACTCCAAGAAAAAAGACGACTCGTCAGTCCCAATAGACTCCTCAATATGTTCGCCCCTACACCTCCAGAGGCAGACCACGATTTAGGAGATATTGGGTTGATGCGTCAAGGAAACCGACAAGAACCGAAGTATAAATCCATTGTTTTGGGCATGAATGAGCATTATGAGCCTTGTCTAATAAGAGATGCCGCCTACCCGCTCCGTGTTGAGGACGGGCTTGTGTTGAGCATTTTGAAAAATCATACCGTCCGGGAAGCAGAGGCGGTTCTCGCGGTGGTCGTTGAAGATGAGGCAGAAGCAAAAGCGACCCTCAAAAGGGTCTGTGGCCTAATCCACGCAACCGCCTGAGAGAAGGATACAAACTGTGAGATTTAATACCGATTACCGACTCAACCGACATCATAGGTTTAAACAAAACCATCGCAAATACGTTGCCGACCTTGAAACCAACGATATCGTTGAAGTCAACGAGGTCGAATGGGACATTCTGGAGCGATATGCAACGCAGACGCAGTATCAAATCGTTGAAGCCTTAAAAGAAAAATACAAGGTGAACGCTATCTTTGACGGTATTGCGCGATTGGAACAGCTTGGCAAGCACGGACAACTTCTAACACAGATACCGACTTCAGCCAAGAAACCTAACACTTTACAACCCATCGATCGCAAACCCAAGGTATTAGTTCCCTTTGAATTTACCGAAGAGAAGTCGTTTCTTGACTACATCACCCATCTGAATCGATTCCACCTTTTGACGGCTCTCGCCGAATCCACGGCGTTAGAAACCTTCGGTTTTACCAACGCCGCAAACGGCAGTGGGAACTCCAAAAACCTTGAAGCCCTCGGCGAAATTCACATTCGTCAGATAGACGATGGAGAGTGTAATACCTTCACCTCTGCTTGGTATGCCAGAGAGGGATACGATGGTATTTTGCTCCTGTCCCAATCTTTGACAGATAATCTGTTATACTATCAGATCCCCGATGTTCCCATTGTTCACTGTATAGAAAATACCCAAAAGCTCCAAAATTCTATGCTTGAAACGCTGCTACATCTCCATGCGTCCCAGAAAGCAGGCGATACCTTAGTTGTCAAGACATCGTGGATGAAAGAATGGCTCAGCGAATTCGGTATCCCCGAGAGACACATCTGTGTAATCCCAGACGGTATTAACGTTGTTGAACCGATAGGTAAGGTGTTAGCAAAACAGCATACCGCCACCCTCTTTAATAAACCGATGTTTACCCAACATCCCGTTGTTGGACTCATTTCTGGCTTTGAGCCGAATCAGGGTGCCCAGTGGATTACGGAGTTCGCCCAAGCCAACCGACATCTCGCCATTTTTGTTTACGATGCCGTGCTATCACAGCACTATAAGAATC is a genomic window containing:
- a CDS encoding glycosyltransferase family 4 protein, which encodes MFNFPKTLHSLYLFEEDAAFYAADLDKATIVELSAVMVDILRLAETHTNSKIVEALKTSYVEADVLQAFERFAELEKAGVLFNRGEDLKETAAIASERRKLLVAIPSIATDSFFDIETLSAGTNMAFSYMFKYLTKYVDLHFAGYQNRKLADNMYEVDISVADFGRLSRSINETYFGILTLHLDHETWLLPLYQHIELPPILVQCHAPRGHGGEAINSILRHYAAMRDFDGFTAPSDYVREFYADYVWDANFFNTLPNGVDSTLFRPMNKEKAKQELARHVGDDRILTIPTVGYLSRVESEKGASVYLKLAELNPHLLFLIAGPNLGRYASQDLPDNLIYAGFHPRKALPMVYNAFDVYCFLSMSGEETFGLTVLEAMACGVPPIVPNFDGVPSVVGEAGLVADAENFQHDIATFVSYPSPMDFSKKINMLLNNDQMRESLSQKARERALSFTWDKTAHRIVELFEELQEKRRLVSPNRLLNMFAPTPPEADHDLGDIGLMRQGNRQEPKYKSIVLGMNEHYEPCLIRDAAYPLRVEDGLVLSILKNHTVREAEAVLAVVVEDEAEAKATLKRVCGLIHATA
- a CDS encoding glycosyltransferase family 4 protein, coding for MRFNTDYRLNRHHRFKQNHRKYVADLETNDIVEVNEVEWDILERYATQTQYQIVEALKEKYKVNAIFDGIARLEQLGKHGQLLTQIPTSAKKPNTLQPIDRKPKVLVPFEFTEEKSFLDYITHLNRFHLLTALAESTALETFGFTNAANGSGNSKNLEALGEIHIRQIDDGECNTFTSAWYAREGYDGILLLSQSLTDNLLYYQIPDVPIVHCIENTQKLQNSMLETLLHLHASQKAGDTLVVKTSWMKEWLSEFGIPERHICVIPDGINVVEPIGKVLAKQHTATLFNKPMFTQHPVVGLISGFEPNQGAQWITEFAQANRHLAIFVYDAVLSQHYKNPPDNVVIFGADSQEMASILPVFFQALDLVCFPTMPGTPFSVVLEAMAYGVPCIAMTKYGMPPEFSGAGMSVECQWDNFGNFHVPMRKLSAAINAGLVHSDMRTAFEGVAKRFPQKYTWQKTAQKLIQLFEKSQFLETGTHQTGANLFPPIFCRRYNPHTFETTSDAYRLGINRYEHLEKALGETLLTQHKTTEVASVFKHFKTKTSLATSTQFRTSGGFQGTAWDPDDIDESGERLERFQIQQPLVRIDESSLSKDISSNEVVRAGAA
- a CDS encoding sigma-70 family RNA polymerase sigma factor codes for the protein MDGTLMGREEFNYLDEAELITRTQNGDTEAFTPIVHRYRERIYKLIYRWVRHHETAEDLCQDVFLKAWQALPRFKGGALIYSWLYRIAVNCCKDYLREQKRQFVFTCEELPDNADDVLQMIQIQPGPDEILEKEELRGIISECVRQLPSCQHRVFRLHYRDGLPIKEIASRLDRSEGTIKAHLYHARQKLQRILRPYLRNESLEWSKKY
- a CDS encoding ABC transporter permease, whose translation is MKFQEALSTAFSAILQEKMRSGLTILGIVIGVAAILAMVGIGDGAKAIVTQELRKFGGEFTVSRNPWIWHGDRVLPNRSGEYLNYGDVTAIEAECPTVEFVIPSVSYEVLAQAEDGASKWTEYDGVDAYFQIGMNWDIQHGRFFSDNEFDNRKKVCALGSQVATELFGNQDPSGKEIKLTGRSSSKGRPVRFIVVGVMAERGTSLQYGFSWDDIVFIPLTTVQERFTGKRRVNYMKIKVKSPGTVEKAAEEVKAVLGKQHRNQGDTTHTLKRGASVS
- a CDS encoding phosphomannomutase/phosphoglucomutase, yielding MNLDIFKAYDIRGIFGVDFQPTDFYQIACAFANRFQPKIIALGHDVRESSPQLWQQVAQGLVNAGVEVLNLGQISTDMLYFAVVHYQADGGIIISASHNPAEYNGMKLVRQHAEPLSADTGLFDIRGTIKNGTLSRKQKTHCRRIPKPLPFLNAYLKHLRSFTNLQQFSSKRIVINANSGLAGQVAERLLAETPIQICERLFTQPDGTFSKIPAGRPDPLRPENRELTIQAVKRTKADLAVAWDADADRCFFFDENGVFVEGCYITALLTEKLLEEKGEQTVIFDPRAVWAVENAVVSANGTPLLNRCGHSFIKSRMQETGALFAGETSGHYYFKENFYTDNGMIPLLLILEHLSANRTSLAESVDRLRSEYPVSGEINFSFETERHMRNAIGSVQQEIYALGNHPCIEIPVDGLSVRFHTGFRPLAANSHEHGNWRFNLRKSNTEPLLRLNVESIGSENLLIEQTTRMSEKLQSIGGKRETKFRWENERSFS
- a CDS encoding NTP transferase domain-containing protein — encoded protein: MNQIGIEGEIEMQAIILCGGLATRLGDTTKTVPKILLYIAGRTVLEWQIQLLKDANVQEVILASGHLHNVLYERVGEHYAGVRIRYAKEQKRLGTGGAIQNAMRYITTSPFFVLNGDVLLANFSPRGMLGNFYPDMVGLLLSIRVPDIRSYGEIVADSEGRITAFREKQPTCRAGYINTGVYLFNQTIADAFPTEQDSFSIERDVFPKVRDLYTLQVSDADWIDIGVPERLAYARQHFQNGDFQ
- a CDS encoding IS200/IS605 family element transposase accessory protein TnpB — translated: MKTYKYKFGHQSNCIRLGNLLDDMWQVHEYFHTWQRQRYKDGLPYANYNAMSAHLTDLKRTTHPHWKALPSQAIQEELRRIDNAYVRFFKKLGGRPKIKKRHKFKSLTLKQAGWSLKENRITLTFRKWENGKWRYDKVAYTFHKHREFHGNISHITIKRDACGDYWFYILTDFVETKLLSTTGKSVGADYGMKDAYLTLSTGEKKQHPQPLKHSLKKLRILNKALSRKQKGSHGWWRCVRQLARLYRKISNQRKDFHWQLASELCKSFDTIAIETLNLVGMKRLWGRKVSDLAFYQFVEILKYKCEKHGRKLLQVGQWTATTKPCSDCGFHNQNLTLNDRQWRCPECGSHHDRDINAARNILQAGIPVKVSARYA
- a CDS encoding transposase — translated: VPPHQTSQTCSACCQRSPLKLKLSQRTFHCKSCGLKLDRDHNAALNILYRAACALRGEVWDAILCETRNPLLQQACWG